The segment AGCACaagataatttatttattttgtctccctccttctctgtctTACGGTCTCTGTCTCTCCATATTATCTATACCTATATGGCTTTTTAAAGCAGGACAACAGTATCATATAATTTGCTATCTATTATTGAGAACTTACAAAGCACTGGGTACTTTGCTAACTACTTTACATTATTTATCTTATCTATTGTATATGGGTTTTACTAAGATCACTGAGGTAGGTGATCTTGTGCCCCATATGAGATTATAAATGAAGCTGACACACTGATTTTCAGCTTTGTGAGATCTGAAGTAGAGAACCCAGGTGACCTGACCTATAGAAAGAATCAAACAGAAAATTTGAATTGTTTTATggtgctaatatatatatatatacacacacacacacacgcgcacacacacacacacacacacacacacacatatatataactaacacccccccccaaaatatatatattttgttctagaaggtatgtatgtatatatatacatacatatatatatatatatatatatacacatatatatattttggatgttagttctagaaggtcttataggtcttcatagaaccattcaacttcatcttcttcagcattactggtcagggcatagacctagattactgtgatattgaatggtttgccttgggaacgaacagagatctttctgtcgtttttgagatttcatccaactactgcattttggattcttttgttgactaggatggctacttcatttcttctaagggattcttatccacagtagtagatataatggtcatctgagttaaatttatccactccagtccattttagttcactgattctgaaaatgtcaatgttcactcttgcaatctcctgtttgaccacttccaatttgccttgattcatggacctaacatttcaggttcctatgcaatattgatgTTTACAGTATCGTACTTTACTTTCATCATCAGTCACATTTAtaactaggtgttgtttttgctttggctccatctcttcattctttatgggtttatttctccattgtttctccagtagcatactgggcacctaccaacattttcattatagggaactggaaaacaaaagtaggaggtaaagagatacctggaataagagacaaatttggccttggaatacaaaataaaggagggcaaaggctaacagagtttttccaagagaactcactggtcatggcaaacacccttttccaacaacacaagagaagactatacacatggacatcaccagatggtcaacagtgaaatcagattgattatattctatgcagtcaaagatggaggagctctatacagtcagcaaaaataagactgggagctgactgtggctcagatcatgaactccttactgccaaattcagacttaaattgaagaaagtagggaaaaccactaaaccattcaggtatgacctaaatcatatcccttatgattatacagtggaaataatcaaatcagggattagatctgatagacagagtgcctgaagaactatggatggaggttcatggcattaTAAAgggggcagtgatcaagaccatccccaagaaaaagaaatgcaaaagtcaacatggttgtcagaggaggccttacaaataactgagaaaagaagagaagcaaaaggcaacagagaaaaagaaagatatacccatttaatttttttttttatacagggttatcattatcatctttctaaattccatatatatgcgttagtatactgtattggtgtttttccttctggcttacttcactctgtataataggctccagtttcatccacctcattagaactgattcaaatgtattctttttaatggctgagtaatactccattgtgtatatgtaccacagctttcttatccattcatctgctgatgggcatctaggttgcttccatgtcctggctattataaacagtgctgcgatgaacaacaatgcccagcagtgggattgctggatcataaggcagttctatttccagttttttaaggaatctccacactgttctccatagtggctgtactagtttgcatttaaatgaagagtttcaaagaatagcattGAGAGAtacccaatgcaaagaaatagaggaaaacaatagaatgggaaagactagagatctcttcaagaaaattagtgacaccaagggaaactttcatgcaaagatgggcgcaataaaggacagaaatggtatggacctaatataagcagaagatattaagacgaggtggtaagaacacacagaagaactatacaaaaaagatcttcatgacccagataaccacgatggtgtaatcactcacctaaagtcagacatcctggaatgtgaagtcaagtgggccttaggaaacatcattatgaacaaagctagtggaggtgatggaattccagctgagctatttcaaatcctaaaagataatgctgtgaaagttctgcctTCAAATGCcggcgaatttggaaaactcagcagtggccacaggactggaaaaggtcagttttcattccaaccccaaagaaaggcaatgtcaaagaattctcaaactaccgcagaactgcactcatctcagatgctagcaaaatgaaagtcactcagttgtgtctgactctttgcaaccccatggactgtatcagttcaattcagttcagtcgctcagtcgtgtccaactctttgtaacctcatgaatcgcagcacaccaggcctccctgtccatcagcatcttccagagttcactcaaactcatgtccattgagtcggtgatgccatccagccatctcatcctctgtcgtccccttttcctcttgctcccaatccctcccagcatcagagtcttttccaatgagtcaactcttcacatgaggtggccaaagtactggagtttcagcttcatcataattccttccaaagaacacccagggctgatctttagaatggactggttggatctccttgcagtccaagggactctcaagagtcttctccaacaccacagttcaaaagcatcaagtcttcggtgctcagctttcttcacagtccaactctcacatccatacatgaccactggaagaaccatagccttgactagacagacctttgttggcaaagtaatgtctctgcttttgaatatgctatctaggttggacataaatttccttccaaggagtaagcgtcttttaatttcatggccacagtcaccatctgtagtgattttggagcccccaaaaataaagtctgacactgtttacactgtttacccatctattttccatgaagtgatgggactgtatgccatggtcttcgttttctgaatgttgtgctttaagccaactttttcactttcctctttcaccttcatcaagaggcttttgagttcctcttcactttctgccataagggtggtgtcattgcatatctgaggttattgatatttctcccagcaattttgattccagcttgtgcttctttcagcccagcgtttctcatgatgtactctgcatagaagttaaataagcagggtgacaatatacagccgtgacgtactccttttcctatttggaaccagtctgttgttccatgtcgagttctaactgttgcttcctgacctgcatataggtttctcaagaggcagatcaggtggtctggtattcccatctctttcagaattttccacagtttattgtgatccacacagtcactgtatagtccatggaattctccaagccagaatactgtagtgggtagcctttcccttctccaggggatcttcccaacccagtgatcaaacccaggtctcccacattgtaggcagattctttaccagctgaaccaaagAGAAGTCCAAGTttgtagcctatcctttctctggcggatcttccccacctaggaatcaaactggggtctcctgcactgtaggcggattctttaccaatgctaggtaagtaatgctcaaaattcttcaagtcaggcttcaacagtatgtgaactgtgaacttctagatgttcaagttggatttagaaaaggcagaagaaccagagatcaaattgccaacatccattggatcatagaaaaagcaagaaagttccagaaaaacttctacttctgctttattgactataccaaagcctttgactgtgtggatcacaataaattgtggaaaatacttaatgagatggaaataccagaccatcttacctgccccctgagaaatctgtttgcaggtcaagaagcaacagttagaactggacatcgaacaagAGACTAgatccaaatagggaaaggagtatgtcaaggctgcatattgtcaccctgcttatttaacttatatgcagaatacatcatgtgaaatgccaggctggatgaagcataacaTGGAATCAagttttcagggagaaatatcaataacctcagatatgcagatgacagcacccttatgacagaaagtgaagaagaactaaagagcctcttgatgaaagtgaaagaggaaagtgaaaaagttggcttctaactcaacattcagaaaacgaagatcatggcatctggtcccatcacttgatggtaaataggtggggaaacaatggaaacagtgacagactatttttttttttttggctccaaaatcactgcagatggtgactgcagccatgaaattaaaagagagttgctccttagaagaaaagctatgaccaacctagacagcatattaaaaagcagagccattactttgccagcaaaggtccatttagttaaggctattgtttttccagcagtcatgtatggatgtgagtgttggactataaagaaagctgagtgctaaataattgatgtttttgaactgtagtgttggagaagactcttgcaagtcccctggacttcaagaagatccaaccagccaatcctaaaggaaatcagtcctgaacattcattagaaggactgatgctgaagctgaaactccaatactttggccacctgatgcgaagagctaactcattggaaaagaccctgatgctgggagagattgaaagtgggaggagaaggggacgacagaggatgagatggtttgatggcatcagtgacgcaaggacatgagtttgagcaagcttcaggagttggtgatggacagggaagcctggtgtgctgcagtccatggggtcacaaagattcagacatgactgagcaactgaactgaactagcaatATTTATGATACAACAGTGGaaatttaaaattgatttatcctatttttttttacatatatctgtgtgtttctgtctctctgtgtgaGAGAGAGTTAGAGAGGTAAGAGAGGGAGAAGACAGAATCATCCTATCCTTTTTTTCAAAGGCGACTTGTTATAAACAAAGTTGAGTATGATCCTAGAACTATGTAGCATATATGATGCAGTTTTTGTATAGAAAATGGGTTTTCAGTTTTTGATTAAATGCTGGGTGCTCTTGATATTCCCATAGAGAGAAGGAGAGATCAAAAGTGGAGAAATGACAAACATGAGCCTAGTGACAATGTTCATCCTCACGGGCCTTCCCCATGCACCAGAGCTGGACACATTCCTCTTTGGAATCTTCCTGGTGATCTATGTCCTCACTTTGGTGGGGAACCTACTCATCTTGCTGGTGATTATAGTGAATCCTCacctgcacacccccatgtactactTCCTAACCAACCTGTCCTTCATTGACATGTGGTACTCCACGGTCACTACACCCAAAATGCTGATGACCCTGGTGTCCCCAGAAGGCAGTCCTGTCTCCTTTCCCAGCTGTGTGGCCCAGCTCTACTCTTTCCACTTCCTGGGCAGCACCGAGTGTTTCCTGTACACCGTCATGTCCTATGACCGTTTCCTGGCCATCAGTTACCCACTAAGGTACGCCAGCATGATGAGTGGGAGGACGTGCGCTCTCCTGGCCACAAccacgtggctcagtggctcTCTTCACTCTGCTGTCCAGACCACACTGACGTTCCGTTTGCCCTTCTGTGGACCCAACCAGATCCAGCACTACATCTGTGATGCACCACCCATCCTCAAACTGGCCTGTGCAGACACGTCCACCATGGAGATGGTGATCTTTGTCAACATTGGGGTGGTGGCCTCAGGCTGCTTTCTTCTTATTGTGCTGTCTTACATGTCCATCATCCATTCCATCCTGAAGATCCGCACCTCAGAGGGAAGATGGAGAGCCTTCCAGACCTGTGCCTCCCACTGCACTGTGGTCCTTTGCTTCTTTGGTCCTGGTGTTTTCATTTACCTGAGACCAGGCTCCAAGGAGGTTGTGGACAGAATTGTGGCTGTTTTCTACACTGTGATGACGCCCCTTCTGAACCCTGTGGTCTACACCCTGAGGAACAAGGATGTGAGGAAAGCTCTGCTCAAGCTTAAAGACAAAGTAGTGCACTCAGAAAGCAAATAAGCTATATTATGTAgatacacatatttaaaaaacttAGTAATATAATTTAGTCATCAACAAGAAATGTATTACATTTATAGTTCTCAGTATGAAATTTTATCTAAATCAGCTACTCAGGAATATTTGTTTGACTaatttttctgagaaaattttAAGGCCATATTAGGTTTTCTAAACATGATATTTCAGTTtattgggtttccttggtggctcag is part of the Bos javanicus breed banteng chromosome 29, ARS-OSU_banteng_1.0, whole genome shotgun sequence genome and harbors:
- the LOC133241774 gene encoding olfactory receptor 10G9-like, with amino-acid sequence MTNMSLVTMFILTGLPHAPELDTFLFGIFLVIYVLTLVGNLLILLVIIVNPHLHTPMYYFLTNLSFIDMWYSTVTTPKMLMTLVSPEGSPVSFPSCVAQLYSFHFLGSTECFLYTVMSYDRFLAISYPLRYASMMSGRTCALLATTTWLSGSLHSAVQTTLTFRLPFCGPNQIQHYICDAPPILKLACADTSTMEMVIFVNIGVVASGCFLLIVLSYMSIIHSILKIRTSEGRWRAFQTCASHCTVVLCFFGPGVFIYLRPGSKEVVDRIVAVFYTVMTPLLNPVVYTLRNKDVRKALLKLKDKVVHSESK